AAGTTTAGTATTATTATTTGTACGGCTTCTTGAAATTTTTTAGGACTATGATTTTTTAAATAGTTCATTTTTTTAATATTTTTTTCTACTGAACTTTCAGTATCTAGGTATTTATGAAGTTCTTTAAAATCTGTATTTAAAAGGTACGCTAAATCGTGCATATCTTTTATTTTTTTTACTCCACTATTGCGTTTTTTTTCTAGTGATTTCCTCTTGGTGCTTAGTCCTAATTTTTTAATTCTTTGGTAATAATATGCTACAGAAATATCTAGCGTTTTAGTAGCACTTTTTACACTCTCCCCCTGTAATATTTTAGTATGAATTTCTTTTATTTCATCATCTGTAATCATCATTCTTCCTTTAGTTTATAAAATCAAATATAGAAGTTTGTGTAAACTTATTATCTTTGATTGCAAATATATCTTTTAAACTCTTTTCAGTTGTAAAAGTGAAGCTTTTTAAATCTTTTTCGTGTATCCATCCACATGATTTAAAGAGATAATTTGAGTCAAGTTTTGTTATAAAATCACATTTTTTTAACATAATTTATCCTTAAAATATATATAATATATTACCCCTTGATGCAAGGGGCAATATAGCGATTTAATCAAATAAAAAATCTGAAAATTTATAGAATTTATTTTCTATACATTCGCCTAAACTATTACAATATTTTATTAACTTTGCCATGCTTAAGCCTCCCCATTTTTAGAGAGGTTTGTAAGTCTATTACATGATACATATAGCTCTTTGTATGTGTCACCATTTTTGGTTGTTTTCTCTCTTTGGGATAGTTTCCCCTCTATGGCAACTCTTGCACCTGTATTAATGTTTTGATTTACATATTCGGCTTCTCTTCCAAATACTGTCACCTCAACAAATACGGTTTTATCTTTTACATCATTGTTAGCTACTGTGAGATATGCTACTGCTTTTTTATTCTCTTTGCCAGCTATAAAATGTGGTACTTTTGTTACGTTTCCGATTAGATTTACTGTTTTCATGTTGTGTCCTTTAAGATTGTTTTTTATATCTATCATGTAATACATTTTAGATATAAGATATTATATCCTAAAAATAGGATAATGTCAAGTAAAATATAAATATTTTATAAATATTTTACTAATATTTTATATATAAGTAAGGCTATGCTACCTTACTTATATTTTCGCTACATCCTAAGAGATAATCAGTTGCTTTTTGTGCTTCGCTTGCTGCTTTCCAAAGGATATTTTTATTTTCTCTAATGGCTTTAATCCATCCTTCTAAATATTCTACGTGCTGGCAGTTTTGTATATTAATATTGAACTCGCCACACATAAAAACGCTTGTAAGCTCTGCTACAAGCTCTTCAAATCCATAGGCTTTACTTGCTATAGTCTCACCCATTTGTCTATCAAGTCTATCTTTATGCCCTGTACTGTGTCCTAGTTCGTGAAATAAAGTAGAGTAAAAATCCTCTGTACTCACAAATCTTTCTAGGGGTGGCATGCGTACCTCATCCATTGCAGGGCTATAACATGGCTGAAATCCCTCATATTTAATAGTGATAGGTAATGAGCTAATATAGTCCTCTACAGGTCCTATTTTCTCATTTTGGTATGTTTTAGGCTCTGCGATGTCAAACTCTAAGCCCTCTATTTGTTCAATGTTGAATACGGTATAGTATTTAACCATAGGGTACTTTATTTTTTCGCCTTTTTCATCAAGCTTTTTACTCTCTGCCATGGTGTAGAAAAATACAGACGTGCCACGCTCTCCTTTTTTTACTTTCCCCCCCA
The Candidatus Desulfofervidus auxilii genome window above contains:
- a CDS encoding single-stranded DNA-binding protein, which gives rise to MIDIKNNLKGHNMKTVNLIGNVTKVPHFIAGKENKKAVAYLTVANNDVKDKTVFVEVTVFGREAEYVNQNINTGARVAIEGKLSQREKTTKNGDTYKELYVSCNRLTNLSKNGEA
- a CDS encoding ssDNA-binding domain-containing protein; this translates as MKNNHIKEKFEEAVTKLIDSMEANGQQWVKSWSGASTGMPFNESTKKGYRGINILLLWMQTIERGYQTNRYLTFKQALALGGKVKKGERGTSVFFYTMAESKKLDEKGEKIKYPMVKYYTVFNIEQIEGLEFDIAEPKTYQNEKIGPVEDYISSLPITIKYEGFQPCYSPAMDEVRMPPLERFVSTEDFYSTLFHELGHSTGHKDRLDRQMGETIASKAYGFEELVAELTSVFMCGEFNINIQNCQHVEYLEGWIKAIRENKNILWKAASEAQKATDYLLGCSENISKVA